One Candidatus Palauibacter polyketidifaciens genomic window carries:
- a CDS encoding DUF4350 domain-containing protein codes for MSAAGRFRTFAWVGAIALGAGLAAYLARPSGRTALDVKRSSFRTTPDGVAAFARGLERFDRPTAPRLTPLADADPVPGALVLLSPAVVPSPVEVHALLERVRRGGTLVYAPQLSPALASTLRITPLMDSLGIAFRVPRPGDLEEPEWAAHPLTDGLPEPAPPRRALRRITAREFPPVQALLTVGRDRDRRWTGAGLMALGEGHVIVLGDAEPLSNGRIADDPLTFVVMRAVLTHTAPSDTIFFAEFHQGIRGYESTARRWAGFVFGTDRGRTLLQLLLAAFLALACAGLRFGAPTTAAAPQDRERRSPLEHVSALGDLYEKARARRTAALLLLARLARSVRRPPPRDVAEARALIRELETRRGEQPGLARIRRGLRADPVDLTMVAAGIDDHLGRRAES; via the coding sequence GTGAGCGCCGCCGGCAGGTTCAGGACGTTCGCGTGGGTCGGCGCGATCGCGCTTGGGGCGGGACTCGCCGCGTACCTCGCCCGCCCCTCGGGACGCACGGCGCTCGACGTTAAACGGAGTTCCTTCCGGACGACGCCGGACGGCGTGGCCGCGTTCGCTCGCGGGCTCGAACGGTTCGACCGCCCGACCGCACCCCGGCTCACGCCGCTGGCCGACGCGGATCCGGTCCCGGGGGCGCTCGTGCTGCTCTCGCCCGCCGTCGTCCCGAGCCCGGTGGAGGTACACGCCCTCCTGGAGCGAGTGCGCCGCGGGGGCACCCTCGTGTACGCGCCGCAACTGTCTCCGGCCCTCGCAAGCACGTTACGGATCACGCCGCTGATGGATTCCCTGGGCATCGCGTTCCGCGTGCCCCGGCCGGGCGATCTGGAAGAGCCGGAGTGGGCCGCCCACCCGCTGACCGACGGCTTGCCGGAGCCGGCGCCTCCGCGCCGCGCGCTCCGCCGCATCACGGCCCGGGAATTCCCTCCCGTGCAAGCGCTGCTCACCGTGGGGAGAGACCGGGACCGAAGATGGACGGGCGCCGGCCTCATGGCCCTGGGGGAGGGACACGTCATCGTCCTCGGCGATGCCGAGCCGCTCTCGAACGGCCGCATCGCCGACGACCCTCTGACGTTCGTCGTCATGCGGGCCGTGCTCACGCACACGGCGCCCTCCGACACGATCTTCTTCGCCGAGTTCCACCAGGGCATCCGTGGCTACGAGAGCACGGCGAGACGCTGGGCGGGCTTCGTCTTCGGCACGGACCGGGGGCGAACCCTCCTGCAACTCCTCCTCGCCGCGTTTCTCGCGCTCGCCTGCGCGGGGCTGCGCTTCGGCGCTCCGACGACGGCCGCCGCTCCGCAGGACCGTGAACGAAGGTCTCCGCTCGAACACGTCTCCGCCCTCGGCGACCTGTACGAGAAAGCGCGAGCCCGGCGGACCGCCGCCCTCCTCCTCCTGGCGCGGCTGGCCCGGAGCGTTCGGCGCCCTCCACCGAGGGACGTTGCCGAGGCCCGGGCGCTGATCCGCGAGCTGGAGACCCGGCGGGGAGAGCAGCCCGGCCTGGCCCGGATCCGACGCGGCTTGCGCGCCGATCCGGTGGACCTGACGATGGTCGCCGCCGGAATCGACGACCACCTCGGACGAAGGGCGGAGTCATGA
- a CDS encoding MoxR family ATPase, with the protein MTTRDAALRLLGDIEKVILGQETVLRQLMITLLARGHALLEGVPGTAKTLSVRALARGLGLDFGRVQFTPDLMPTDLVGVSVLDETQRNFRYRPGPVFTDLLLADEINRAPPKTQAALLEAMEERQVTVDGATRALPAPFTVFATQNPVEYEGTYPLPEAQVDRFLMKVVIDYPPEEAERAILDRHEGGFRADDEATYPMGEPLTREALLAARDAVDDVHMDERVRRYVTGIVRATRHDQAFALGASPRAGVALFQAARAEAFLHGRDFVTPDDVKSLSFPVLRHRVVLTAEAEVEGRSSDDELRALLETLEAPR; encoded by the coding sequence ATGACGACGCGCGACGCGGCGCTGCGTCTGCTGGGCGACATCGAGAAGGTGATCCTCGGCCAGGAGACCGTACTCCGACAGCTGATGATCACCCTTCTTGCCCGTGGCCATGCGCTTCTCGAGGGTGTGCCGGGGACGGCCAAGACGCTCTCCGTCCGTGCCCTCGCCCGCGGCCTGGGGCTTGACTTCGGCCGCGTCCAGTTCACGCCGGATCTCATGCCCACGGATCTCGTCGGCGTGAGCGTGCTGGACGAGACCCAGCGGAACTTCCGCTACCGGCCCGGCCCCGTGTTCACCGACCTGCTCCTGGCCGATGAGATCAACCGCGCGCCGCCCAAGACCCAGGCGGCGCTCCTGGAGGCGATGGAGGAGCGCCAGGTCACCGTCGACGGCGCCACGCGGGCCCTGCCCGCGCCGTTCACGGTCTTCGCGACCCAGAATCCGGTCGAATACGAGGGGACCTATCCACTCCCCGAGGCGCAGGTCGACCGCTTTCTGATGAAAGTCGTGATCGACTATCCGCCGGAGGAAGCGGAGCGGGCGATTCTTGACCGTCACGAGGGCGGGTTCCGGGCGGACGACGAGGCCACCTATCCGATGGGCGAACCGCTGACGCGCGAGGCGCTCCTCGCGGCGCGCGACGCGGTGGACGACGTCCACATGGACGAGAGAGTCAGGCGCTACGTGACCGGGATCGTGCGGGCGACGCGGCACGACCAGGCGTTCGCGCTGGGGGCGAGTCCCCGCGCGGGCGTGGCCCTCTTCCAGGCCGCGAGAGCGGAGGCGTTTCTCCACGGCCGGGACTTCGTCACGCCGGACGACGTGAAGTCGCTCTCGTTCCCCGTGCTCCGGCACCGCGTCGTATTGACCGCCGAGGCGGAGGTCGAAGGACGTTCTTCGGACGACGAACTGCGGGCGCTGCTCGAGACACTGGAGGCGCCCCGATAA